A single window of Labeo rohita strain BAU-BD-2019 unplaced genomic scaffold, IGBB_LRoh.1.0 scaffold_768, whole genome shotgun sequence DNA harbors:
- the LOC127161901 gene encoding ribonuclease inhibitor: protein MLKNNRITEKGCAALISAFNSNPSNLKELDLSGNKLGNTGMEKICLLLENPQCKLEKLKLSDCSITEEGYKALASALRSNPSHLIELDLTGNDPGQSGVKEFKKILQDKLTIRFLKSPAAEEACDYLTKVLGTSPLLLKELDLSEKKLGDLNGEKLSALLMDSHCKVEKIKLNNCKLTEKSCQVLANVLSSKTILKEMDLNNSRLLDSGVKEICEGLKKHVCELKILRLSNCGITEDGYKSLASALKSNPSHLIELDLTGNDPGQSGIKQLCDFLQDPNCQLKTLRLLQSPDAVEACKYLNDVLHLKNPLLQSELNLSGRELGDTRVNQIAALLQDKHCKISTLNLCGCSITEKQCLILTSALKSNLSHLRELDLSGNKIKTKE, encoded by the exons AT GTTGAAGAATAACAGGATTACAGAaaaaggttgtgctgctctaatttcagcatttaattCAAATCCTTCAAACCTAaaagagctggatctgagtggAAATAAACTAGGAAACACAGGAATGGAGAAGATCTGTCTTCTGTTGGAAAATCCTCAATGCAAATTGGAGAAActgaa actttcagactgcagtatcactgaagaaggttataaagctctggcttcagctctgagatcaaacccttcacacctgatagagctggatctcacaggaaatgatcctggacaatcaggagtgaaggagtTCAAAAAAATACTACAGGATAAATTGACCATCAG GTTTTTGAAAAGTCCTGCTGCAGAGGAAGCATGTGATTATCTTACTAAAGTTCTAGGCACAAGTCCATTATTACTGAAAGAACTGGAtctgagtgaaaaaaaattagGAGACCTGAATGGAGAGAAACTCTCTGCTCTTTTGATGGACTCTCATTGCAAAGTGGAGAAAATAAA gcTGAATAATTGTAAGCTGACAGAGAAAAGCTGTCAAGTTCTAGCTAATGTTCTCTCTTCCAAAACAATCCTGAAAGAAATGGACCTGAACAACAGTCGTCTGCTGGACTCAGGAGTCAAAGAGATCTGTGAGGGACTGAAGAAACATGTGTGTGAGCTGAAGATACTGAG actTTCAAACTGTGGTATTACTGAAGATGGTTATAAATCTCTGGCTTCAGCGCTAaaatcaaacccttcacacctgatagagctggatctcacaggaaatgatcctggacaatcaggaatAAAGCAACTCTGTGATTTTctacaggatccaaactgtcaactgaAGACACTGAG GTTGTTACAAAGTCCAGATGCAGTAGAAGCCTGTAAATATCTGAATGATGTTCTTCACTTAAAAAACCCATTACTCCAGAGTGAGCTGAATCTGAGTGGACGTGAACTAGGAGACACACGAGTGAATCAGATCgctgctctactgcaggataaacactgtaaaatcaGCACACTTAA tctgtgtggatgcagtattacagagaaacagtgtctcatcctgacttcagctctgaaatcaaacctttcacacctgagagagctggacctcagtgggaataaaatcaaaacaaaggaGTGA
- the LOC127161900 gene encoding ribonuclease inhibitor-like isoform X2 gives MDSHCKVEKIKLNNCKLTEKSCQVLANVLSSKTILKEMNLNNSRLLDSGFKKICEGLKKPVCELKILRLSNCGITEDGYKSLASALKSNPSHLIELDLTGNEPGQSGVKELNDLLQDPNCQLKTLRLLQSPDAVEACKYLNDVLHLKDPLLQREFNLSGHKLGDTRVNQIAALLQDKHCKISTLKLCDCGLTQRSCSALATVLRSNSSLKELDMSNNNLQNLGVMKLQTGLKNTNCKLETLKLSNCSITEEGYKTLATALRSNPSHLIELDLTGNDPGQSGVKELSDVQQIQNCKLETLRFLGPAADEACQYVKGIVGKNPLLLRELNLSGHELGDTQVKQITALLQDKHCQFNTLTLCGCSITEKQCLILTSALCSNLPHLRELDLSGNKIKNKGVKQVSELLMDVRCKLERLRLRVCDITDEGCSAVTSALKSNPLHLRELDLSGNKIKNKGVKHLSEILMDVRWKMERLMLRGCEMTGDGCSAVTSALKSNPSHLRELDLSGNVLGDSGFENLGVLLRNPQCKLEKLHLCKCSIKEKQCAILTTALKSNPSHLRELDLSGNELKYKRLRHFNDLLKDSHCELERLRLRYCEMTDEGCSELTSALKSNPSHLRELNLSGNQLGDSGVEKLGLLLSSSQCKLEKLHLCKCSITEKQCLILTSALKLNPSHLTELDFSGNKIENKGLEFLCDILKDSHSKLERLSLNDCGITDVACLAQSLAKTKALQFLKELNLSKNSIGYSKNQLTDVLRDSNCKLR, from the exons ATGGACTCTCATTGCAAAGTAGAGAAAATAAA gCTGAATAATTGTAAACTGACAGAGAAAAGTTGTCAAGTTCTAGCTAATGTTCTCTCTTCCAAAACAATCCTGAAAGAGATGAACCTGAACAACAGTCGTCTGCTGGACTCAGGATTTAAAAAGATCTGTGAGGGACTGAAGAAACCTGTGTGTGAGCTGAAGATACTGAG acTTTCAAACTGTGGTATCACTGAAGATGGTTATAAATCTCTGGCTTCAGCGCTGaaatcaaacccttcacacctgatagagctggatctcacaggaaatgaacctggacaatcaggagtgaaggagctcaatgatttactacaggatccaaactgtcaactgaAGACACTGAG GTTGTTACAAAGTCCTGATGCAGTAGAAGCCTGTAAATATCTGAATGATGTTCTTCACTTAAAAGACCCATTACTCCAGAGGGAGTTTAATCTGAGTGGACATAAACTAGGAGACACACGAGTGAATCAGATCgctgctctactgcaggataaacactgtaaaatcaGCACACTTAA GCTGTGTGATTGTGGTCTAACACAGAGAAGCTGTTCAGCTCTCGCTACAGTCCTGAGATCAAACTCTAGTCTGAAAGAGCTTGACATGAGCAACAATAATCTGCAGAATTTAGGAGTGATGAAACTCCAGACtggattaaaaaatacaaactgcAAACTGGAGACACTCAA ACTTTCaaactgcagtatcactgaagaaggttataaaacTCTGGCtacagctctgagatcaaacccttcacacctgatagagctggatctcacaggaaatgatcctggacaatcaggagtgaaggagctcagtgATGTCCAACAGATTCaaaactgtaaactggagaCACTGAG gtttttgggtcctgctgcagatgaagcctgtcagtatgtgaAAGGAATAGTGGGTAAAAATCCATTACTCCtgagagagctgaatctgagtggTCATGAACTAGGGGACACACAAGTGAAGCAGATAActgctctactgcaggataaacactgtcaaTTCAACACACTGAC tctttgtggatgcagtattacagagaaacagtgtctcatcctgacttcagctctgtgTTCAAACCTtccacacctgagagagctggacctcagtggcaataaaataaaaaacaaaggagTGAAGCAGGTATCTGAATTACTGATGGACGTACGCTGTAAACTGGAGAGACTGAg GTTAAGAGTCTGTGATATtacagatgaaggttgttctgctgtgacttcagctctgaaatcaaacccattacacctgagagagctggacctcagtggcaataaaataaaaaacaaaggagTGAAGCACTTATCTGAAATACTGATGGATGTACGCTGGAAAATGGAGAGACTGAT GTTAAGAGGCTGTGAAATGACAGGTGACGGTTGTTCTGCTGTGAcctcagctctgaaatcaaacccatcacacctgagagagctggacctgagtggGAATGTACTTGGAGACTCTGGATTTGAAAACCTTGGTGTTCTGTTGAGGAACCCACAATGCAAGCTGGAAAAACTAca TCTGTGTAAATGCAGTATTAAAGAGAAGCAGTGTGCCATCCTGACtacagctctgaaatcaaacccatcacacctgagagagctggacctcaGTGGGAAtgaactaaaatacaaaagacTGAggcattttaatgatttactgaaggattcacactgtGAACTGGAGAGATTGAG GTTAAGATACTGTGAaatgacagatgaaggttgttctgaactgacttcagctctgaaatcaaatccatcacacctgagagagctgaacCTGAGTGGAAATCAACTAGGGGACTCTGGAGTTGAAAAACTTGGGCTTCTACTGAGCAGTTCACAATGCAAGCTGGAAAAACTACA tctgtgtaaatgcagtattacagagaaacagtgtctcatcctgacttcagctctgaaattgaacccatcacacctgacaGAGCTTGACTTCAGTgggaataaaatagaaaacaaaggATTGGAGTTCTTGTGTGATATACTGAAGGATTCACACTCTAAACTGGAGAGACTGAG TCTAAATGACTGTGGCATTACAGATGTTGCTTGTTTGGCTCAGTCTctggcaaaaacaaaagcattgcAGTTTTTAAAAGAGCTTAATCTAAGTAAAAATAGCATTGGATACTCCAAGAACCAGCTCACTGATGTGCTACGAGACTCAAACTGTAAACTGAGGTGA
- the LOC127161900 gene encoding ribonuclease inhibitor-like isoform X1 → MDSHCKVEKIKLNNCKLTEKSCQVLANVLSSKTILKEMNLNNSRLLDSGFKKICEGLKKPVCELKILRLSNCGITEDGYKSLASALKSNPSHLIELDLTGNEPGQSGVKELNDLLQDPNCQLKTLRLLQSPDAVEACKYLNDVLHLKDPLLQREFNLSGHKLGDTRVNQIAALLQDKHCKISTLKLCDCGLTQRSCSALATVLRSNSSLKELDMSNNNLQNLGVMKLQTGLKNTNCKLETLKLSNCSITEEGYKTLATALRSNPSHLIELDLTGNDPGQSGVKELSDVQQIQNCKLETLRFLGPAADEACQYVKGIVGKNPLLLRELNLSGHELGDTQVKQITALLQDKHCQFNTLTLCGCSITEKQCLILTSALCSNLPHLRELDLSGNKIKNKGVKQVSELLMDVRCKLERLRLRVCDITDEGCSAVTSALKSNPLHLRELDLSGNKIKNKGVKHLSEILMDVRWKMERLMLRGCEMTGDGCSAVTSALKSNPSHLRELDLSGNVLGDSGFENLGVLLRNPQCKLEKLHLCKCSIKEKQCAILTTALKSNPSHLRELDLSGNELKYKRLRHFNDLLKDSHCELERLRLRYCEMTDEGCSELTSALKSNPSHLRELNLSGNQLGDSGVEKLGLLLSSSQCKLEKLHLCKCSITEKQCLILTSALKLNPSHLTELDFSGNKIENKGLEFLCDILKDSHSKLERLSLNDCGITDVACLAQSLAKTKALQFLKELNLSKNSIGYSKNQLTDVLRDSNCKLSLEKEHSLWIAGVKYSSGWFMGSKAQELVESTEQEPSDEEPSEGSHF, encoded by the exons ATGGACTCTCATTGCAAAGTAGAGAAAATAAA gCTGAATAATTGTAAACTGACAGAGAAAAGTTGTCAAGTTCTAGCTAATGTTCTCTCTTCCAAAACAATCCTGAAAGAGATGAACCTGAACAACAGTCGTCTGCTGGACTCAGGATTTAAAAAGATCTGTGAGGGACTGAAGAAACCTGTGTGTGAGCTGAAGATACTGAG acTTTCAAACTGTGGTATCACTGAAGATGGTTATAAATCTCTGGCTTCAGCGCTGaaatcaaacccttcacacctgatagagctggatctcacaggaaatgaacctggacaatcaggagtgaaggagctcaatgatttactacaggatccaaactgtcaactgaAGACACTGAG GTTGTTACAAAGTCCTGATGCAGTAGAAGCCTGTAAATATCTGAATGATGTTCTTCACTTAAAAGACCCATTACTCCAGAGGGAGTTTAATCTGAGTGGACATAAACTAGGAGACACACGAGTGAATCAGATCgctgctctactgcaggataaacactgtaaaatcaGCACACTTAA GCTGTGTGATTGTGGTCTAACACAGAGAAGCTGTTCAGCTCTCGCTACAGTCCTGAGATCAAACTCTAGTCTGAAAGAGCTTGACATGAGCAACAATAATCTGCAGAATTTAGGAGTGATGAAACTCCAGACtggattaaaaaatacaaactgcAAACTGGAGACACTCAA ACTTTCaaactgcagtatcactgaagaaggttataaaacTCTGGCtacagctctgagatcaaacccttcacacctgatagagctggatctcacaggaaatgatcctggacaatcaggagtgaaggagctcagtgATGTCCAACAGATTCaaaactgtaaactggagaCACTGAG gtttttgggtcctgctgcagatgaagcctgtcagtatgtgaAAGGAATAGTGGGTAAAAATCCATTACTCCtgagagagctgaatctgagtggTCATGAACTAGGGGACACACAAGTGAAGCAGATAActgctctactgcaggataaacactgtcaaTTCAACACACTGAC tctttgtggatgcagtattacagagaaacagtgtctcatcctgacttcagctctgtgTTCAAACCTtccacacctgagagagctggacctcagtggcaataaaataaaaaacaaaggagTGAAGCAGGTATCTGAATTACTGATGGACGTACGCTGTAAACTGGAGAGACTGAg GTTAAGAGTCTGTGATATtacagatgaaggttgttctgctgtgacttcagctctgaaatcaaacccattacacctgagagagctggacctcagtggcaataaaataaaaaacaaaggagTGAAGCACTTATCTGAAATACTGATGGATGTACGCTGGAAAATGGAGAGACTGAT GTTAAGAGGCTGTGAAATGACAGGTGACGGTTGTTCTGCTGTGAcctcagctctgaaatcaaacccatcacacctgagagagctggacctgagtggGAATGTACTTGGAGACTCTGGATTTGAAAACCTTGGTGTTCTGTTGAGGAACCCACAATGCAAGCTGGAAAAACTAca TCTGTGTAAATGCAGTATTAAAGAGAAGCAGTGTGCCATCCTGACtacagctctgaaatcaaacccatcacacctgagagagctggacctcaGTGGGAAtgaactaaaatacaaaagacTGAggcattttaatgatttactgaaggattcacactgtGAACTGGAGAGATTGAG GTTAAGATACTGTGAaatgacagatgaaggttgttctgaactgacttcagctctgaaatcaaatccatcacacctgagagagctgaacCTGAGTGGAAATCAACTAGGGGACTCTGGAGTTGAAAAACTTGGGCTTCTACTGAGCAGTTCACAATGCAAGCTGGAAAAACTACA tctgtgtaaatgcagtattacagagaaacagtgtctcatcctgacttcagctctgaaattgaacccatcacacctgacaGAGCTTGACTTCAGTgggaataaaatagaaaacaaaggATTGGAGTTCTTGTGTGATATACTGAAGGATTCACACTCTAAACTGGAGAGACTGAG TCTAAATGACTGTGGCATTACAGATGTTGCTTGTTTGGCTCAGTCTctggcaaaaacaaaagcattgcAGTTTTTAAAAGAGCTTAATCTAAGTAAAAATAGCATTGGATACTCCAAGAACCAGCTCACTGATGTGCTACGAGACTCAAACTGTAAACTGAG CCTTGAGAAAGAACATTCACTCTGGATTGCTGGTGTAAAGTACAGTAGTGGATGGTTTATGGGGTCAAAAGCTCAGGAACTTGTGGAATCAACAGAACAAGAACCATCAGATGAGGAACCCTCAGAAGGTTCTCACTTTTAG